One window of the Trifolium pratense cultivar HEN17-A07 linkage group LG2, ARS_RC_1.1, whole genome shotgun sequence genome contains the following:
- the LOC123910194 gene encoding uncharacterized protein LOC123910194 isoform X2 has product MPSGPKKRKAARRKKEKENNNININLSSTNNPLQGNDDLKYQNEVEERGLSAVRPNASDVKSVEEVCGDFKIEKVLEGKEDSFVTIKRDLKSEDSYEKENGKPEHIETAIESCYESENCGGISNGESLAEKNSKDELYNFLEEETVCHEMVKSDDSSASDMTAVKINSLVQLEETGGNSAAKDSVNSVKTVASLSEAEKCDTGLAPLPEVTDLAVHTKDSEAPKSTKNQPSVSSAPNLVRKTSWWSCCGIFEVLSGSDR; this is encoded by the exons ATGCCTTCAGGTCCTAAGAAGAGAAAAGCTGCTAGGAGAAAgaaggaaaaggaaaacaacaacattaacatCAACCTTTCATCAACCAATAACCCTCTTCAAG GAAATGATGATTTGAAGTACCAAAATGAGGTGGAAGAGAGAGGCCTGTCAGCTGTTCGACCAAATGCTTCTGATGTGAAGTCTGTGGAAGAAGTTTGTGGCGATTTTAAGATTGAAAAAGTGTTAGAAGGGAAGGAGGACAGTTTTGTTACGATAAAGAGAGATTTGAAATCTGAGGATAGTTATGAGAAAGAAAATGGAAAGCCTGAGCATATTGAAACTGCTATCGAATCATGTTATGAGAGTGAGAACTGCGGTGGCATTTCTAACGGTGAATCCTTGGCTGAGAAGAACTCAAAGGACGAGCTTTATAATTTCCTTGAAGAGGAAACCGTATGTCACGAAATGGTCAAATCGGATGATTCTTCAGCTTCTGATATGACTGCGGTTAAAATAAATTCACTTGTTCAACTTGAAGAGACTGGTGGCAATTCAGCGGCCAAAGATTCTGTTAATTCAGTTAAGACTGTGGCTTCTCTGTCTGAGGCAGAAAAGTGTGATACTGGACTTGCCCCTCTTCCTGAAGTGACTGATCTTGCTG TGCATACTAAGGATTCTGAGGCCCCAAAAAGCACCAAAAATCAG CCTTCAGTAAGCTCAGCTCCAAATTTGGTGCGAAAGACTTCATGGTGGAGTTGCTGTGGAATATTTGAAGTTCTGTCGGGTTCAGATAGATAA
- the LOC123910195 gene encoding uncharacterized protein LOC123910195 yields MRSEVFQTANIYRHLLKAVKKHIGKEENKRHFLEYVTSEFHKNRNLSDGVAVQQKIKLARDYTLLLNSVHHHKDLLFSYNIAIDRSDEVKRTLGKSAASVGLQLPEVYRS; encoded by the exons ATGAGAAGCGAAGTCTTCCAAACAGCTAACATCTATCGCCATCTTCTCAAGGCAGTCAAGAAGCATATTGGGAAAGAAGAGAACAAGAGAcattttttagaatatgtaaCCTCCGAATTCCACAAGAACCGAAATCTGTCTGATGGTGTGGCTGTCCAACAGAAAATAAAGCTTGCTCGCGATTATACTTTGCTGCTTAACAGTGTGCACCATCACAAg GATTTACTTTTCTCGTATAACATTGCAATTGATAGATCAGATGAAGTGAAAAGGACACTTGGAAAATCTGCTGCAAGTGTTGGTCTTCAGCTTCCTGAGGTTTATCGATCATAA
- the LOC123910194 gene encoding uncharacterized protein LOC123910194 isoform X1 — protein sequence MPSGPKKRKAARRKKEKENNNININLSSTNNPLQGNDDLKYQNEVEERGLSAVRPNASDVKSVEEVCGDFKIEKVLEGKEDSFVTIKRDLKSEDSYEKENGKPEHIETAIESCYESENCGGISNGESLAEKNSKDELYNFLEEETVCHEMVKSDDSSASDMTAVKINSLVQLEETGGNSAAKDSVNSVKTVASLSEAEKCDTGLAPLPEVTDLAGKMNEDSVYPLTNENATSSLEEPKSKESNSEVLTSSFNGAVHTKDSEAPKSTKNQPSVSSAPNLVRKTSWWSCCGIFEVLSGSDR from the exons ATGCCTTCAGGTCCTAAGAAGAGAAAAGCTGCTAGGAGAAAgaaggaaaaggaaaacaacaacattaacatCAACCTTTCATCAACCAATAACCCTCTTCAAG GAAATGATGATTTGAAGTACCAAAATGAGGTGGAAGAGAGAGGCCTGTCAGCTGTTCGACCAAATGCTTCTGATGTGAAGTCTGTGGAAGAAGTTTGTGGCGATTTTAAGATTGAAAAAGTGTTAGAAGGGAAGGAGGACAGTTTTGTTACGATAAAGAGAGATTTGAAATCTGAGGATAGTTATGAGAAAGAAAATGGAAAGCCTGAGCATATTGAAACTGCTATCGAATCATGTTATGAGAGTGAGAACTGCGGTGGCATTTCTAACGGTGAATCCTTGGCTGAGAAGAACTCAAAGGACGAGCTTTATAATTTCCTTGAAGAGGAAACCGTATGTCACGAAATGGTCAAATCGGATGATTCTTCAGCTTCTGATATGACTGCGGTTAAAATAAATTCACTTGTTCAACTTGAAGAGACTGGTGGCAATTCAGCGGCCAAAGATTCTGTTAATTCAGTTAAGACTGTGGCTTCTCTGTCTGAGGCAGAAAAGTGTGATACTGGACTTGCCCCTCTTCCTGAAGTGACTGATCTTGCTGGTAAGATGAATGAGGATAGTGTGTATCCTTTAACAAATGAGAATGCTACATCAAGTTTGGAGGAACCTAAGTCAAAGGAATCTAACAGTGAAGTGTTAACTTCATCATTTAATGGTGCAGTGCATACTAAGGATTCTGAGGCCCCAAAAAGCACCAAAAATCAG CCTTCAGTAAGCTCAGCTCCAAATTTGGTGCGAAAGACTTCATGGTGGAGTTGCTGTGGAATATTTGAAGTTCTGTCGGGTTCAGATAGATAA
- the LOC123911248 gene encoding uncharacterized protein LOC123911248 → MFRDSPESWSAYIKGEVHNFGYMVARTSFFHAIQISPGKLNCHQILTEMDVESRSLSVPNMWRNDLQGELQATKSAEIKLNLNFKISPPTGAKNGIQQTRRLSLEESILVNHMAQIRPPIPKFNEGPLDLKMKNSPPIKRPSASLDFDKPIGNSNGTVDLFNLLSFDDDKKNISTTPSSWTTFD, encoded by the exons ATGTTCAGGGATTCACCGGAGTCTTGGAGTGCATATATCAAAG GTGAGGTCCACAACTTTGGATACATGGTTGCCAGAACAAGTTTCTTTCATGCAAT TCAAATAAGCCCTGGGAAGCTAAACTGCCACCAAATTTTGACAGAAATGGATGTGGAATCCAGAAGTTTATCCGTGCCAA ATATGTGGAGAAACGATTTACAAGGTGAACTACAAGCTACAAAGTCAGCTGAAATAAAGTTGAACTTGAACTTCAAAATTTCACCACCTACTGGGGCCAAGAATGGTATTCAACAAACTAGGAGATTGTCTCTTGAGGAAAGCATTCTTGTGAATCACATGGCACAAATTCGGCCTCCAATACCAAAATTTAATGAG GGTCCCTTAGatttaaaaatgaagaattCACCACCAATAAAGAGGCCATCAGCATCACTTGATTTTGATAAACCCATTGGAAATAGCAACGGTACCGTCGATCTTTTTAACTTGCTTTCCTTCGACGATgataaaaagaatatatcaaCTACACCTTCTAGCTGGACAACATTTGATT GA